A single region of the Gossypium arboreum isolate Shixiya-1 chromosome 12, ASM2569848v2, whole genome shotgun sequence genome encodes:
- the LOC108451999 gene encoding uncharacterized protein LOC108451999, which translates to MASLQCQKTIEKGLGQGYYGGGSSWGSQATKMENKYQNGYAMSYSELERHSQIRCPTYGMSESYTTYGQSHGTHNGNAMSKPQFHGHGNGYGSHMSNGMAHTQAYGSNHHNSPGKHQGPGYGSGFGGYPPKNHGMQHSPPHHGGKLSGQGNGFLKPQAYGPGRNMAYGMTETESCEYRSEVYFSNESHYNDGRGYHHAGKSDHPVKGLLRKIKGGISRNKSCSDSDSGSDSDDDGYGKKTVFVSKAI; encoded by the exons ATGGCTTCTTTGCAATGCCAGAAAACCATTGAGAAAGGCTTGGGTCAAGGATACTATGGTGGCGGTTCTAGTTGGGGAAGCCAGGCCACTAAAATGGAGAACAAATACCAGAATGGCTATGCGATGTCTTACAGCGAACTTGAACGCCATAGCCAAATCCGCTGCCCCACCTATGGAATGAGCGAATCCTACACTACTTACGGCCAATCTCATGGCACCCACAACGGAAACGCAATGTCGAAACCCCAATTTCATGGTCATGGGAATGGCTACGGCAGCCACATGAGCAACGGGATGGCTCACACTCAAGCATATGGCTCTAACCATCACAACAGCCCTGGAAAACACCAAGGCCCTGGGTATGGCAGTGGCTTTGGGGGCTACCCTCCCAAAAACCATGGAATGCAGCATAGCCCACCGCACCACGGCGGCAAACTGTCAGGCCAAGGCAACGGGTTCCTGAAGCCCCAAGCATACGGCCCTGGGAGAAACATGGCCTACGGAATGACCGAAACCGAAAGTTGCGAGTACCGCAGCGAAGTATACTTTTCCAACGAGTCACACTACAACGACGGCCGTGGATACCACCACGCTGGCAAAAGTGACCACCCTGTCAAGGGTCTGCTAAGGAAAATAAAGGGTGGCATTTCACGTAATAAAAGCTGTAGTGATAGCGACAGTGGCAGCGACAGTGATGATGATGGTTACGGGAAGAAGACG GTCTTCGTGAGCAAGGCAATATGA